The Christiangramia flava JLT2011 genome has a segment encoding these proteins:
- a CDS encoding type II toxin-antitoxin system RelE/ParE family toxin: MSKYKLSNIAKEDLIRIHQFGVKRFGVTQADKYFETFFEYFDLIAEQPFTFEAVDFIKPGYRRCVCGSDSIYYRIENNIVEIMTIIGKQDLKSI, translated from the coding sequence ATGAGTAAATATAAGTTAAGTAACATCGCAAAAGAAGATTTAATTCGGATTCATCAATTTGGCGTAAAAAGATTTGGAGTCACTCAAGCAGATAAATATTTCGAAACATTTTTTGAATATTTTGATCTCATTGCTGAGCAACCATTTACTTTCGAAGCAGTTGATTTTATAAAACCTGGATATAGGAGATGTGTATGCGGATCTGATAGTATTTACTACCGTATAGAAAATAATATTGTTGAGATAATGACAATTATTGGAAAACAAGATTTAAAAAGTATCTAA
- a CDS encoding ribbon-helix-helix domain-containing protein, whose protein sequence is MARQSISFTEPNDEWLKSQIESKEYSSKSELVNDLIRQARNQQIQINYIKSKLEKAEKSGFTNDSKEQILAKSKSLLNE, encoded by the coding sequence ATGGCTAGACAAAGTATTTCATTTACAGAACCAAATGACGAGTGGCTGAAATCTCAAATTGAGAGTAAAGAATATTCAAGTAAAAGTGAATTGGTTAATGACCTAATAAGACAAGCTAGAAATCAGCAAATTCAAATTAATTATATTAAAAGTAAATTAGAAAAAGCTGAAAAAAGCGGGTTTACAAATGACAGTAAAGAACAGATTTTAGCAAAATCAAAGTCTTTACTTAATGAGTAA